A segment of the Flavobacteriales bacterium genome:
AACAGGGAGCACGCTCAGCCGAGGCAGGAATTGCGCTTGGCCCCTTCCTACTTTCGTGCTCGAAGCTCACTACCATGCCAGCTGCCAAGAGCGCCAAGCCAACACGCAAAGCCGACCTCAACGATTGGCGCGACGACACCCTTGCCCGCATGCGCACTCTCATCCGCGAAGCCGATCCCGGCATCTCCGAGGAGCAGAAGTGGAAGAAGCCCTCGAACCCCGCCGGTGTGCCGGTGTGGTCGCACGGCGGCATCATCTGCACCGGCGAGATCTACAAGGACAAGGTGAAGCTCACCTTCATGCACGGTGCGGCGCTGCCGGATCCCACAGGGCTCTTCAATGCACCCGGCACAGGTGGCACGCGGCGCGCGATCGACATCCGTGAAGGCGAGAAGGTTGAGCGGAGGGAGGAGTCATTTGCCGGCGGTGCTGCTATCAGGATACACGGTTCGCAATCGACCGGGGTTGGGTGCCGGCGGAAATTCCAAGGAGCGTGATCGCCGCCTCCAGTGGTAACGAATCTACGACTCGCCGCCCCTGTTCACGAAGGGCAGCACGGCGATGGCGTGCGAGCGCGTGCTCTCCGCCGTGGCGGTCATGGGCGCCTGCTCCGCTTTCCAATGCTTGAAGTAGAAGTACTGGCCTACCAGCAGCACCGTGAGAACGCCTATGGTGATGGTGCGAAGGCGTTGCATGTTGGCGGGCTAAACTAGCCAGGGGTCGGGAACGATTCGCTCATGATGGGTTGCGCAACGCCTTGCACGGTGCGAGAGAAGCGGCGGAGAACAATTGCTCGTGTAACCGAAGCAGGTGGCCGAGATGCTGGATGGCGCGTGGCATCAAGGGCCCTGTTCTCGTGCGGCGGAAACCCATGCGCTTTGCGATCATTGGGGGTATCGTTCCGCAGGACGCGATCGCACCGAGCTACTTTGTCCCGCATGAACCACCGCCGCATCACCCATGCCTTCGCCCTGTGGTCATCCGTGGTGGGCCTCGCCTCCTGCAACGGGCAGGCTGGTACACAAGGTGCGACCGGCAGAACTGATACTCTCACTGTGGCCTCGATCACAACGCTGGACACCGCCCAGATCTCCGACTACATCGTTGAGGCCTTGCAGGACAGCCAGGGCAACCTGTGGTTCGGCACCGTGGGCGATGGTGTGGTCCGCTACAATGCCGATGCATCGGTTGCTCCAGATGAACGCCTCCGCTACTTCACCACGGCGGATGGCCTCGCCGACATGGTGTCCTGCAGCATCGTCGAAGACGAGCAAGGCCACATCTGGATCGGATCGCACGATGGCGCCACACGCTTCGACGGGAAGACCTTCACCGCGTACAAGGCACCCGAGGGATTGCACGGACCTGGTTGCGTTCTGCTGGTGGACCGCAATGGGACCTTGTGGGCCGGCACCAACGATGGCGCCTTCCGTTTTGATGGCACGCGCTTCCAGCCCTTCCACATTCCCATCCCAGCGATCAAGGAACCATCACACAAGTGGGTGGCCGGTAAAGTGTGGACGATCATCGAGGACAGCCAAGGCAACATCTGGTTCGGGCGCGATGGCTTTGGCGCGTCCCGGTACGACGGGCGCTCGTTCACCCATTTCACCAAGGAGGACGGCCTCTGCAGCAACAACGTAGCGAGCATTGTGGAGGACCCGCAAGGCCGATTCTGGTTCGGGTCCATCACCTCGGACTTTCCGCCAGTACAGGAAGGCGGTGTGGCCCGCTATGATGGCAAGACGTTCACGCAGTTCCCCGACGTGAAAGGCCTTAGCGCGGGCGATGTGTACAACCTGAACGTAGATCGCGCCGGGAACATCTGGGTCGCTGCGGTCGGTGTGGGCGCCTACCGCTTCGACAGTACGGGCTTCACCTTGTTCAACGAAACCGACCGGCCGGACCGTGTGCAGAACTTCGCCATTCAGGCATTCCTGGAAGACCGGCAGGGCACGAAATGGTTCGGTTTCAGTGGCGGGCTGTTCCGCTTCAACGGCTCCACATTCGTGAACGTGACGCGCGGCGGACCGTGGGATGGCCGCTGACCTTGGCGGAACCCAAGACCTATTGGTGGGAGCCCATGCTCTTCTGGTTCGTGCGGATGCTGCTCGCCATCGGAAGCGTCAAATACGCATCAAGTTCAACCTCCTCCGCAACGGCCTCATCGTCGGCCTCACCGTGTCGCTCGGCTCGAATCCGGCGCGGGCCACTTCCTTCCTTGAAGAAACCGTGGCGCGAACTGCTTCTTGACTACGACCTCACCAAAGGCCGCTTCAAGTTGCCGGTGCCGGTCGTGAAGACCAAGACACCGTAGTGGATGGCGCCGTGCCGGGCTTATTGAACTGAGGTGCTCGGCGAGGGCTGCACGGTCGTGGCCCTGTCATCCTGCGCGGGCCTTTCGCGCGGTGGCATGCAGGCCAGCATCGGATTGCCGTTTCGCACGGGGGGCGGTGCGGCACTGTCGAATCCATCGCGGCGGGGCGCTTCTAACTGCAGAACGGTCAATTCCGCCATCACCACCTCGAGCGCGCAGGTGCGCTGCACGATCTGAAGTGCATCATCACCGAATTCGGCCGGTCCAGGCGCGATCCCATGGAACGAGCTCACGAAGAACGAAGCGACAAGGGTCAGCATCACCAGGCATTTCGTGCGCATGCGATCGGGTTGAAGCATCGAGGTTATGGCGCGCTCGACCCCGCTGGTCACACGATGTGCGTCTTTAACGTTTCATCGGCGGGCTGTCCTTGGGTCCGGCTTCATCCTGGCGATGAGGTGCATCGTGGAGGCATTGGTCCGAACAAGCCGCCGCGGCCATAAGCAGGACTGGCGCCACGGCAAGCGGTACGCGCCTTGTCGGCTGCTGCTTTCCCCGCGGCCGGGTTGGCACCGGCCGAAGCACGATACATTGCCGCCATAACACCTTGCACATGCAGTTCACCGCCGCGCAGATCGCGCAGCTCCTCCAGGGCACCGTTGAAGGCGATGCCGGCGCCACCGTATCGCGGCTCTCGAAGATCGAGGAGGGCGGCGAGGGCTCGCTTCTCTTTCCTGGCGAACCCGGCCTACACGCAGTACGTGTACACCACCACCGCCAGCGTGGTGATCATCGGTAACAGCTTCGAGCTCACCGCGCCGGTGAAGGCCACCCTGGTGCGCGTGGCCGATGCGCAAGGCGCCTTCGCCAAGGTGCTGGAGATGTACAACACCATCAAGCTCGACAAGAAGGGCGTTTCGCCGCAGGCCGTGATCAGCAATGGCGCCACGCACGGCACGGACTGCTACATCGGGGCGCTGGCCTTCATCGGCGAGAATGCGCGGATCGGCAGCAACGTGAGAATCTATCCGCATGCGTACATCGGCGACAATGCGGTGATCGGCGACAACACCACGGTATTCGCCAACGTGACCATCTATTCCGATTGCGTCGTGGGCGCGCGGTGCATCATCCACAGCGGCACGGTGATCGGCAGCGACGGGTTCCGGTTCGCGACCGGGCCTGATGGCGGCGCCAAGATCCCGCAGATCGGCAACGTGGTGATCGAGGACGATGTGGAGATCGGCGCCAACTGCGCCATCGACCGTGCCACCTTGGGCAGCACGATCCTGCGCAAGGGCGTCAAGTTCGACAACCTCATCCACATCGCCCACAACGTGGAGGTGGGGGAGAATACCTACTACGCGGCGGGCGGCGTGGTGGCGGGCAGCACCCGGATCGGCAAGAACTGCATGTTCAGCGGGCAGGTGGGGATCATCGGCCATCTGAAGATCGCTGACGGCACCATCATCGCAGCGCAGAGCGGCATCAGCAAGGATACCAAGGCGGGCGAGGCCTATATGGGCTCACCGGCCTTCGAGGTGCAGAAGTACCGCAAGAGCTACATCCACTTCCGCAACCTGGAAAAGCTCGTGGAGCGCGTGGACAAGCTGGAGAAGCAGGCTAAGGGGCAGGCTTGATCCATCCGCCCCATCACCGCCGACGGGACCGCGCCTAAGGCTGAACCGGATCGGTCGCCCTAGGGCCGCGGCGCTTCAGGAAAGCCGCGCTCACCAGGCTGATCAACAGCCCCACGGGCAGGATCTCCGTGTAGGTGATCCCGGCCTTGAACACGGGATTGTTGTTGTACAGCTCCATCATCTCGTCCATCTCCTTCAGCTTGGCCTCCACTTCCGGAGCGGGCATGCCGCTGCTCTCCATCTTGGCCTTCTCATGCTCATAGTACTCGGTCATGAATTCCTGTCCGGTGGTAGCGCTGAGCACCATCCAGGAGGCTACGTACATGGTGGAGGCGATGAGCGTGATGTACAGTCCGATCAGGAAAGCCTTGCCGAAGCCGATGGCTCCGTTGTTCTGCTTATCGCGGAAGGTCTTCACGGCGAAGAAGATGGTGCTGAAGGCCACGACCATGGTGGTGTAGCCGATCCAGAGCCCGTTGTCGAAGTCGTGCTCGCCGCTGCCGAGGGTGAGCCACATCATGACCGTTACGATGAGTCCGGCGATGATCCCGTAGGTGAGGACTGTCTTGTTCATGGGTTGGGTGTTGTGGCTGCGAAGCACGGCTGGCAGCGGCGTCCTGCCCTCATCCTTTGGTATGAATCCGGCTGGTTGAGGCGAAGATCCATACTTCGGTCTGACCGGTTCATGGCAGAATGCCGAGCTCTTTGGCTTTGTGCACGGCCTGGGTGCGCCTGCCCACATCCAGCTTCACGAAGAGGTTCGAGGAGTGCGACTTCACCGTGGGCAGGGAGATGAAGAGCTGATCGGCGATCTCCTGGTTGGAGTAGCCCTTGGCCATGAGCCCAAGCACTTCCAATTCGCGCCCGCTGATGCCCAGGTCTGCGATGGCCGCCTGATTCGGTCCTGGGGGAGGAGCGGTAGGGGATGGTGGCGCGGTCAACGGCGCAACCACTTGCCGGCCCTCGAGCAGCTTCTTGCCCACCCAGATGCCCAGGGCCGTGAACAGCACGGCCACCACGCCCACGTACACCTCCATCCGCAGGTCGCGGACCCAGAAGCGGTACTCGATGTACTTCAGGAAGAAGACAAGCCCGGCCAGTGCCAAGCCATAGAGCACCACGGTGGTCCAGAAACCGGATCTGCGCAAGTCAGCTGTCTTGGCCATCGGGCCGAAGTTCGGGATCGTGGCGGAAGGCAGCGCGCGCTGCTACCGGGCGTACTCGCTCTGCACCAATCCGCCCGGGAAGCTCCGGCTGGCAACCAACTTCCAGCGGATGTCCTTCTCCAATTGACCGAAGAGCGGGATGCCCTGGCCGATGAGCACGGGCACGTGCGTGATGATGAGCCGATTGATTAGACCAGAGCGCAGGAAGCGCTGCACGGTGCCACCGCCGTCGATGTATAGGTGCTTGTAGCCCCGCGCGGCCAGCTGGTGCATCACCACCTCGGGAGTTGCGTTCAGCAGCTCCACATCGGCGCCGCGCTGCCGAGCAACTGAGAGGTCCGCGTTTCCGGTGCTGAGCACGAAGACCTTCTTCGCGTAGGGCCACTGCCCGAAGCCTAGCACCACCTCGAAGGTGTGGCGGCCCATCACGATGGCATCGATGCCGCCGATGAAGGCCTCGTAGCCGTGATCGGCCATATCGGCGGTGCCGTCCCCTTCCAGGAAATCAAGTGTGCCATCGAGTCGGGCGATGAAGCCATCGAGGCTGACGCCGCAGAAGACGGAACAAACGGGCTGCATGGACCCAAAATAATCGAACGCATCGCGGTCGGGCAACCGAGTTACGAGCTGCAGGGGCCTCTGCTCGCGAGCAGCGGACAAACCCGAGGAGGTTCGTCGGACACCCAGTTCAGGACGAGTCACATTGCACCCTGATGAAGTGCGCCGCGTATCGCACTGGACGAAAGGTCTCACTGGAGGGCGGCTCCTACTGTCGCCGTCATCGGCCTCGCGAACGGAGAAGGCCGCGCACGCTGCACGCTTCCGAACAAGGATGACCAAGTAGGTAAGCTTCTATCTTCGTTCGCATTACCACCAACAGGATGAAGAACCTCTACGCCTTCGCGACAGCCCTGCTGCTCTCGGTGAGCGCCAGCGCCCAAGTCCCGCCCATCGGATTCGCCACCCGGTTCGGAGACCCAACGGAGACCAATTCCAGGGGCGTGGGCGTCGATGCCTTGGGCAACGCCTATACCTGCGGCCTGTTCTCGGGCACCACCACCGTCGGCTCCCAGACCATCACCAGCGCTGGCAACAACGATGTCTTCGTGGCGAAGCATGATGAACAGGGCAACGGGATCTGGGTGCGTGGATTCGGTTGGGTGGTGGATGATCTCGCGCACAAGATCGCGGTGGATGAGCAGGGGAACAGCTTCGTGCTGGCACGGTGGTCGGTCCAGATCACGGTGGATGGCACGACCTACACGAGCAACAACGACTCGCGGGATGTCTGCGTCATCAAGCTTGACGCCAATGGTGACGTCCAGTGGTTCTCCGCTTTCGGCGGCACGCTCGAGGATGTTCCACAGGACATCGGGCTGGACGCCGATGGGAACATACTCGTGACGGGCTACTTCAACCAGAACCTCACGGTGGCCGGAGATTCCTTCACCAGTAATTCCACCGACGCGTTCCTGGTGAAGTTGGATCCGGATGGTACACCGCTCTGGACCCGTGTGCTCGCCGCCACGGGTGGATCTTATGGTCGCGCTCTCGCGGTGGATGCCATGGGCAATTGTTACGTAACGGGCACCGCCACCGGGACCGTGGATGCCGGTATGAATACCTTCACCATTGGAACCGGCTATAGCATCTTCCTGGTCAAATACGACGCGGCGGGCGTGGACCAGTGGGCACAGAGCCCCGTCACTTCCACCAATATCGCGAACGCATGGGGCTTGGCTGCCGATGCGGCCGGCAACACGTACATGGTCGGAAGCTTCGATGATCAGCTCCAGATCGGAGGATTCTCGCTCGTGGCGAACGGCAACCTCTTCGCCGATGCGTACATCGCCAAATTCAACACCGCCGGTGTCGTCCAATGGGCCTATAAGATGGGAGGCGCCTCATCGGAGCTGGGGTGGGAGGTCATCGTGGACAGCAACGGGAACCCATACGTCATCGGCGATTTCTCCGGCAGCACCAATGTCGGTGGTTTCAGTCTCACCAGTGATGGCGGGGTGGACGTCTTCTTGACCAAACTGGACCCGGCAGGGAGCTTCCTGTGGGCGACCCGGATCGGTGGCTCCTCCAACAACCACGGCTTCGGACTCGCCACCCACCCCAATGGGAATTGCTATGCCACCGGCGCCTTTCTGGGATCGATGCTGGTGGGAACCGAACTGCTCGTCTCCGCCGGTGATGGCGATGCGTTCCTGGTGAAGTACGGCACCGAGCTGGTGACCGGTGTGCCCCAGTTGGAGCGATCAGCCAGCAAGGTGGAAACGGGCCGCTACAATGTGCTGGGGCAACAGGTGAATGCTCTGTACAACGGCCTGCGGATCGTGCGCTACAGCGATGGCAGCAGCGCGCGGAAGATGACGCTGGAGCAGTGAACGCGCCCCCTGTCAGCGGACGGACCGGCAGCGCATGCGGGATCCGGTCGGTGGGCGTGCAGGACGAATAGCAAGGCCCCGCTGCTCCAGAGGCCGCAGGGCTCAATGGCCCACCGGCAGCCTATAGCTCGTGCGCTCCGTGGCCTTCCCAGAAGGGATCAGGGCGCTTCCGTCCCAGCGCAGGTATTCACGAACCAACGTGCGCGTGATCGTCGGGCCCTCATCCTCTTCTTCCCGCTCCCCTTTCTCCTCGTCGGGATCCAAGTAATTGCTCGTCTCGCGGATGATCACGCCCGGCAGGCCTTCGATGTCCGAGGGGAAGATGAAGTTCTCGTCCGTGCTGTAGTCCCCGTCGGGCGAACCGAGCAGATCGGCCACGTGGTGGAAACGGCCGCCGCTCCAGAACACCACCACCATACCCGTGGTGCAGCCGCAGCCGCCGATGCAGGGCACGTCCAGAAGGATCACATCGTCCACGTTCCGGAGACCGAGGTTGCCTGCGTTGCGCACCGCTTCGAAGCTC
Coding sequences within it:
- a CDS encoding DUF1801 domain-containing protein, coding for MPAAKSAKPTRKADLNDWRDDTLARMRTLIREADPGISEEQKWKKPSNPAGVPVWSHGGIICTGEIYKDKVKLTFMHGAALPDPTGLFNAPGTGGTRRAIDIREGEKVERREESFAGGAAIRIHGSQSTGVGCRRKFQGA
- a CDS encoding DUF4199 domain-containing protein, translating into MNKTVLTYGIIAGLIVTVMMWLTLGSGEHDFDNGLWIGYTTMVVAFSTIFFAVKTFRDKQNNGAIGFGKAFLIGLYITLIASTMYVASWMVLSATTGQEFMTEYYEHEKAKMESSGMPAPEVEAKLKEMDEMMELYNNNPVFKAGITYTEILPVGLLISLVSAAFLKRRGPRATDPVQP
- a CDS encoding DNA-binding response regulator; this translates as MAKTADLRRSGFWTTVVLYGLALAGLVFFLKYIEYRFWVRDLRMEVYVGVVAVLFTALGIWVGKKLLEGRQVVAPLTAPPSPTAPPPGPNQAAIADLGISGRELEVLGLMAKGYSNQEIADQLFISLPTVKSHSSNLFVKLDVGRRTQAVHKAKELGILP
- a CDS encoding dihydrofolate reductase is translated as MQPVCSVFCGVSLDGFIARLDGTLDFLEGDGTADMADHGYEAFIGGIDAIVMGRHTFEVVLGFGQWPYAKKVFVLSTGNADLSVARQRGADVELLNATPEVVMHQLAARGYKHLYIDGGGTVQRFLRSGLINRLIITHVPVLIGQGIPLFGQLEKDIRWKLVASRSFPGGLVQSEYAR